The proteins below are encoded in one region of Puntigrus tetrazona isolate hp1 chromosome 5, ASM1883169v1, whole genome shotgun sequence:
- the bmpr1ba gene encoding bone morphogenetic protein receptor type-1B isoform X1, with product MDLSRTCLRWVCVLVIGLLGLVEENLANVLDTMLLRNSGKADERRETGSEAPALPQRFLWCYCYHHCPEDSTNNTCRTDGYCFTMVEEEGGAAVVTSGCLGLVGSEFQCRDTGNSKQRRALECCTDQDYCNRDLHPTLPPLRTPSYVVGDIHHIALLISVTVCSFILTFIIIFCYFRYKRHELAPRYSLGLHPDETFIPPGESLRDLIEQSQSSGSGSGLPLLVQRTIAKQIQMVTQIGKGRYGEVWMGRWRGEKVAVKVFFTTEEASWFRETEIYQTVLMRHENILGFIAADIKGTGSWTQLYLITDYHENGSLYDYLKCTTLDSRAMLRLAYSSVSGLCHLHTEIFGTQGKPAIAHRDLKSKNILVKRNGACCIADLGLAVKFISDTNEVDIPLNTRVGTKRFMAPEVLDETLNRNHFQSYIMADMYSFGLILWEIARRCVSGGIVEEYQLPYHDHVPNDPSYEDMREVVCIKRIRPSFPNRWSSDECLRQMGKLMTECWAHNPASRLTALRVKKTLAKMSESQDIKV from the exons cTAACGTTCTGGACACCATGCTGCTGAGGAATTCTGGGAAGGCGGACGAACGCCGGGAGACAGGAAGCGAGGCTCCGGCTCTACCTCAGCGCTTCCTGTGGTGCTACTGCTACCATCACTGTCCGGAGGACTCCACTAACAACACGTGCAG GACGGACGGTTACTGCTTCACCATGGTGGAGGAAGAGGGTGGAGCGGCTGTGGTGACGTCAGGCTGTCTGGGTCTGGTCGGATCAGAGTTTCAGTGCAGA GACACGGGGAACTCTAAACAGCGGCGAGCGCTCGAGTGCTGCACAGATCAGGACTACTGTAACAGAGACCTACATCCAACACTTCCTCCTCTACGAACACCCA gttACGTGGTGGGAGACATTCATCACATCGCTCTGCTCATCTCAGTGACTGTCTGTAGCTTCATCCtcaccttcatcatcatcttctgtTACTTCAG GTATAAACGTCACGAGTTAGCTCCTCGCTACAGCCTCGGCCTGCATCCAGACGAGACGTTCATTCCTCCGGGAGAATCCCTGCGGGATCTCATAGAGCAGTCCCAGAGCTCCGGCTCAGGATCAGGACTCCCCCTGCTG GTGCAGCGCACTATAGCGAAGCAGATCCAGATGGTGACACAGATCGGGAAGGGCCGTTATGGAGAGGTGTGGATGGGGAGATGGAGGGGAGAGAAAGTGGCTGTGAAAGTCTTTTTCACTACAGAGGAGGCCAGCTGGTTTAGAGAGACGGAGATATATCAGACTGTCCTCATGAGACATGAGAATATACTCG GTTTCATCGCGGCCGATATTAAAGGCACGGGCTCGTGGACTCAGCTCTACCTCATCACCGACTACCACGAGAACGGCTCTCTCTACGACTATCTGAAATGCACCACCCTGGACAGCCGGGCCATGCTGAGACTGGCCTACTCGTCCGTCTCCGGCCTCTGCCACCTTCACACGGAAATCTTTGGCACGCAGGGCAAACCGGCCATCGCTCACAGAGACCTGAAGAGCAAAAACATCCTGGTGAAGAGGAACGGAGCCTGCTGCATCGCTGACCTCGGCCTGGCTGTCAAGTTCATCAG CGACACTAATGAAGTGGACATCCCTCTGAACACACGCGTGGGCACCAAACGCTTCATGGCTCCCGAGGTTCTGGACGAGACTCTGAACAGGAACCATTTCCAGTCCTACATCATGGCCGACATGTACAGCTTCGGCCTCATACTGTGGGAGATCGCCCGCCGATGCGTGTCTGGAG GTATCGTAGAGGAGTATCAGCTGCCCTATCACGATCACGTTCCTAATGACCCGTCGTACGAAGACATGCGAGAGGTTGTGTGTATTAAGAGAATACGGCCGTCTTTCCCTAACCGCTGGAGCAGTGATGAG TGTTTGAGGCAGATGGGGAAGCTGATGACGGAGTGTTGGGCTCATAACCCGGCGTCTCGTCTCACCGCCCTGCGTGTTAAAAAGACGCTGGCCAAGATGTCGGAGTCCCAGGACATTAAAGTCTGA
- the bmpr1ba gene encoding bone morphogenetic protein receptor type-1B isoform X2, whose product MLLRNSGKADERRETGSEAPALPQRFLWCYCYHHCPEDSTNNTCRTDGYCFTMVEEEGGAAVVTSGCLGLVGSEFQCRDTGNSKQRRALECCTDQDYCNRDLHPTLPPLRTPSYVVGDIHHIALLISVTVCSFILTFIIIFCYFRYKRHELAPRYSLGLHPDETFIPPGESLRDLIEQSQSSGSGSGLPLLVQRTIAKQIQMVTQIGKGRYGEVWMGRWRGEKVAVKVFFTTEEASWFRETEIYQTVLMRHENILGFIAADIKGTGSWTQLYLITDYHENGSLYDYLKCTTLDSRAMLRLAYSSVSGLCHLHTEIFGTQGKPAIAHRDLKSKNILVKRNGACCIADLGLAVKFISDTNEVDIPLNTRVGTKRFMAPEVLDETLNRNHFQSYIMADMYSFGLILWEIARRCVSGGIVEEYQLPYHDHVPNDPSYEDMREVVCIKRIRPSFPNRWSSDECLRQMGKLMTECWAHNPASRLTALRVKKTLAKMSESQDIKV is encoded by the exons ATGCTGCTGAGGAATTCTGGGAAGGCGGACGAACGCCGGGAGACAGGAAGCGAGGCTCCGGCTCTACCTCAGCGCTTCCTGTGGTGCTACTGCTACCATCACTGTCCGGAGGACTCCACTAACAACACGTGCAG GACGGACGGTTACTGCTTCACCATGGTGGAGGAAGAGGGTGGAGCGGCTGTGGTGACGTCAGGCTGTCTGGGTCTGGTCGGATCAGAGTTTCAGTGCAGA GACACGGGGAACTCTAAACAGCGGCGAGCGCTCGAGTGCTGCACAGATCAGGACTACTGTAACAGAGACCTACATCCAACACTTCCTCCTCTACGAACACCCA gttACGTGGTGGGAGACATTCATCACATCGCTCTGCTCATCTCAGTGACTGTCTGTAGCTTCATCCtcaccttcatcatcatcttctgtTACTTCAG GTATAAACGTCACGAGTTAGCTCCTCGCTACAGCCTCGGCCTGCATCCAGACGAGACGTTCATTCCTCCGGGAGAATCCCTGCGGGATCTCATAGAGCAGTCCCAGAGCTCCGGCTCAGGATCAGGACTCCCCCTGCTG GTGCAGCGCACTATAGCGAAGCAGATCCAGATGGTGACACAGATCGGGAAGGGCCGTTATGGAGAGGTGTGGATGGGGAGATGGAGGGGAGAGAAAGTGGCTGTGAAAGTCTTTTTCACTACAGAGGAGGCCAGCTGGTTTAGAGAGACGGAGATATATCAGACTGTCCTCATGAGACATGAGAATATACTCG GTTTCATCGCGGCCGATATTAAAGGCACGGGCTCGTGGACTCAGCTCTACCTCATCACCGACTACCACGAGAACGGCTCTCTCTACGACTATCTGAAATGCACCACCCTGGACAGCCGGGCCATGCTGAGACTGGCCTACTCGTCCGTCTCCGGCCTCTGCCACCTTCACACGGAAATCTTTGGCACGCAGGGCAAACCGGCCATCGCTCACAGAGACCTGAAGAGCAAAAACATCCTGGTGAAGAGGAACGGAGCCTGCTGCATCGCTGACCTCGGCCTGGCTGTCAAGTTCATCAG CGACACTAATGAAGTGGACATCCCTCTGAACACACGCGTGGGCACCAAACGCTTCATGGCTCCCGAGGTTCTGGACGAGACTCTGAACAGGAACCATTTCCAGTCCTACATCATGGCCGACATGTACAGCTTCGGCCTCATACTGTGGGAGATCGCCCGCCGATGCGTGTCTGGAG GTATCGTAGAGGAGTATCAGCTGCCCTATCACGATCACGTTCCTAATGACCCGTCGTACGAAGACATGCGAGAGGTTGTGTGTATTAAGAGAATACGGCCGTCTTTCCCTAACCGCTGGAGCAGTGATGAG TGTTTGAGGCAGATGGGGAAGCTGATGACGGAGTGTTGGGCTCATAACCCGGCGTCTCGTCTCACCGCCCTGCGTGTTAAAAAGACGCTGGCCAAGATGTCGGAGTCCCAGGACATTAAAGTCTGA